One window from the genome of Pirellulales bacterium encodes:
- the eno gene encoding phosphopyruvate hydratase, whose product MAWVMSVRAREVLDSRGNPTLEVDVSLDDGARGRASVPSGASTGAREAVELRDGDPERFRGLGVTKAMRNVNETISPAFHMFDAITQEDVDRRLCELDGTKNKSRLGANAILGVSMAVAQASSASAGIPLYRYLGGFNAHLLPVPLFNVLNGGAHADNSIDFQEFMIAPVAAPSFREALRMGVEVYHSLKALLKEQGHSTAVGDEGGFAPNLKSHEQALDLLLAAIEKIGLRPGEDVLLALDCAASELYKDGAYVFKKSGGARKTTDEMIRLYANWLDNYPLWSIEDPLAEDDWSGWQALTKELGSRAQLVGDDVFVTNPAIIRRGIAEGVGNAVLVKLNQIGTVTETLTAINDAQEGEYATIISHRSGETPDVFMADLAVATGAGQIKAGAPCRGERLAKYNQLLRIEDELGSRARYAGPNILRQRRESKG is encoded by the coding sequence ATGGCCTGGGTGATGTCGGTGCGTGCCCGTGAAGTTCTCGATTCGCGCGGCAATCCCACCCTCGAAGTCGACGTGTCGTTGGACGATGGTGCGCGCGGGCGTGCGTCGGTCCCCTCGGGGGCTTCGACCGGTGCGCGCGAAGCCGTCGAGCTGCGCGACGGTGATCCTGAACGCTTCCGTGGCCTGGGCGTCACCAAGGCCATGCGCAACGTCAACGAAACGATCAGTCCGGCCTTTCACATGTTCGACGCCATCACGCAGGAGGACGTCGACCGTCGGTTGTGTGAATTGGACGGCACAAAAAACAAGAGCCGCCTGGGCGCCAATGCGATCCTCGGCGTCTCGATGGCCGTGGCCCAGGCTTCGAGCGCCAGCGCCGGCATCCCGCTCTATCGTTACCTGGGGGGCTTCAATGCGCACCTGCTGCCGGTGCCACTTTTCAACGTCCTTAACGGTGGCGCGCACGCCGACAATAGTATCGACTTCCAGGAGTTCATGATCGCGCCAGTCGCGGCCCCCAGTTTTCGCGAAGCGTTGCGAATGGGCGTCGAGGTCTACCACTCTTTGAAGGCGCTCTTGAAAGAACAAGGACACTCGACGGCCGTGGGCGACGAAGGGGGCTTTGCGCCGAACTTGAAGTCGCACGAGCAGGCGCTCGACTTGTTGTTGGCGGCCATCGAAAAAATCGGTCTCCGTCCTGGTGAGGACGTGCTGTTGGCGCTCGATTGTGCGGCCAGCGAGCTCTACAAGGATGGCGCCTATGTCTTCAAGAAATCGGGGGGCGCTCGCAAAACGACCGACGAGATGATTCGCCTGTACGCCAATTGGCTCGACAACTATCCGTTGTGGTCGATCGAGGATCCGCTTGCCGAGGATGACTGGTCCGGCTGGCAAGCACTTACGAAAGAATTGGGGAGCCGTGCCCAACTGGTGGGGGACGATGTCTTCGTGACCAATCCCGCGATCATTCGCCGTGGAATCGCCGAGGGGGTCGGAAATGCCGTACTCGTCAAACTCAACCAAATCGGCACCGTGACCGAGACCCTCACCGCGATCAACGATGCCCAAGAAGGAGAGTACGCCACCATCATCAGCCACCGCTCGGGCGAAACGCCCGACGTTTTCATGGCCGACCTGGCTGTCGCCACCGGGGCAGGTCAGATCAAGGCCGGCGCTCCTTGCCGCGGCGAACGACTGGCCAAGTACAACCAGTTGCTGCGCATCGAAGACGAGCTCGGCAGTCGAGCCCGCTATGCCGGCCCAAATATCTTGCGACAGCGCCGCGAGTCGAAAGGCTAG
- a CDS encoding Nramp family divalent metal transporter produces MDQAKLHDPDALDDANIADPPHNLWSAFRKIGPGIILAGSIIGSGELLLTTALGATYGFVFLWLILFSCVIKVFVQIELGRYSLSSGLPTLTALNALPGPRLGAHWLVWWWFIMLLITVFQLGAMVGGVGQALNLAFPQVASNLAAACESWAPLLADTIRDKPEHPWAVLTALAAVVLLLSGGYKRVERVTTVLVAAVTLITVACVALLPGMGYPVGMDDIREGFSLEILALPAVAIAAAFSTFGITGVGASELYAYPYWCLEKGYARFTGRCSPSPDWARRAHGWMRVMYLDAWFSMVIFTVATVSFYLLGATVLHRQGLVPEKSQMIETLSSMYVPAFGAWTKTVFLIGVWAVLFKTLYVASASNSRLTADFFGLAKLVTYTCDADRDRWIRRCCIAYPMVGMILYLWWRDPKGMVILGGFVQAATLPIITAATLYLRYKRTDRRLAPSKRWDACLWFAFVTIAAVAAYAVPYWAIYDFWPAVSGWFAAAG; encoded by the coding sequence ATGGACCAGGCGAAGCTTCATGATCCGGACGCGCTGGACGACGCCAATATCGCCGACCCACCCCATAACCTGTGGTCCGCCTTTCGCAAAATTGGTCCCGGAATCATCTTGGCCGGCAGCATCATCGGCTCGGGCGAGCTGTTACTGACGACAGCGCTGGGAGCCACTTACGGCTTCGTCTTTCTGTGGCTGATTCTTTTCAGCTGCGTGATCAAGGTCTTCGTACAGATCGAATTGGGACGCTATTCGCTGTCGTCCGGCTTGCCCACCCTGACCGCACTAAACGCCCTACCGGGCCCACGCCTGGGCGCACATTGGCTCGTCTGGTGGTGGTTCATCATGTTGCTGATCACCGTGTTCCAATTAGGAGCTATGGTGGGGGGAGTGGGCCAGGCGTTGAACCTCGCCTTTCCGCAAGTGGCGTCCAACTTGGCCGCCGCATGCGAGTCGTGGGCACCGCTGCTGGCGGACACGATTCGTGATAAGCCTGAGCATCCTTGGGCGGTGCTGACGGCGCTAGCTGCCGTCGTGCTGTTGCTCAGTGGTGGTTACAAGCGCGTGGAGCGTGTAACAACCGTGCTGGTCGCCGCCGTAACTCTGATCACGGTGGCCTGCGTGGCGCTGCTGCCGGGTATGGGATATCCCGTCGGCATGGACGATATTCGCGAGGGATTCTCGCTCGAAATCTTGGCGCTGCCGGCCGTGGCCATCGCGGCGGCCTTTAGCACGTTCGGCATCACGGGCGTGGGAGCATCCGAGCTATACGCCTACCCGTACTGGTGCCTGGAAAAGGGATACGCCCGTTTCACCGGTCGCTGCTCGCCGTCGCCTGACTGGGCACGCCGCGCGCACGGCTGGATGCGCGTCATGTATTTGGACGCCTGGTTCAGCATGGTCATCTTCACCGTGGCGACAGTGTCGTTTTACTTGCTGGGGGCGACCGTATTACACCGGCAAGGGCTGGTGCCCGAAAAGTCGCAGATGATCGAAACGCTGTCCAGCATGTACGTGCCGGCTTTCGGCGCCTGGACAAAGACCGTGTTCTTGATCGGCGTGTGGGCCGTGTTGTTCAAGACGTTGTACGTCGCCTCGGCGTCGAACAGTCGCTTGACGGCTGATTTCTTCGGCCTGGCAAAGCTAGTGACCTACACGTGCGACGCCGATCGGGACCGCTGGATACGCCGCTGCTGCATCGCTTATCCCATGGTGGGCATGATCTTGTATCTATGGTGGCGCGATCCCAAGGGAATGGTGATCCTTGGCGGCTTCGTTCAGGCAGCGACGCTACCAATCATCACGGCCGCCACGCTTTATCTACGCTACAAGCGCACGGATCGCCGATTGGCCCCGTCAAAGCGGTGGGACGCGTGCCTATGGTTCGCCTTCGTCACGATCGCGGCTGTGGCGGCGTACGCAGTGCCGTACTGGGCGATCTACGATTTCTGGCCGGCCGTGTCAGGTTGGTTTGCGGCAGCCGGCTAA
- a CDS encoding aminotransferase class V-fold PLP-dependent enzyme: MSNLAEELGLLQPLDEMMHPYREQFPAVNQLPATGLPHEKVLAIMEKLQAIEAGRWREGYASGSVYHGDDSHIEFMNRVYATQSQANQLHSDLWPSAAKFEAEIVSMTAHMLSAEATGEPFDSENGVCGSVSSGGSESIQLAMKAYRDWARDKRGITEPEIVVPRSAHAAFYKSAQYFNLKLVATPLDDQFRADVDAMAAAINKNTIALVASAPNFPYGTIDKIDEISALALSHGVGCHVDACLGGYFLPWAEKLGYPVPVFDFRLPGVTSMSCDTHKYGYAAKGTSVVLYRGRDLRHYQFFTIADWPGGLYYSPTFSGSRPGGLSAACWASLVTMGESNYLAGAKAILDAVAVMKKGIEEIPELKLLGETFAVFSFGSDELNMYEVLDQMSHRKWALTGLQHPAAIHVSTTLRHAQPGVAERFVKDLKESVEHVRANPGADGGMAPIYGMAAAIPDKTIVHDMLRQVIDIYYKT, from the coding sequence GTGTCAAATCTTGCCGAGGAACTGGGCCTGCTGCAGCCGCTCGATGAAATGATGCACCCCTACCGGGAGCAATTTCCGGCCGTGAATCAGTTGCCGGCCACGGGCCTGCCACATGAAAAAGTGCTGGCGATCATGGAAAAGCTGCAAGCCATCGAAGCCGGTCGCTGGCGCGAAGGCTACGCTTCGGGCTCGGTCTACCACGGCGACGACTCGCACATTGAGTTCATGAACCGTGTTTATGCCACGCAATCGCAAGCCAATCAATTGCACTCCGACCTATGGCCCAGCGCCGCGAAATTCGAAGCCGAAATCGTTTCGATGACGGCCCATATGCTTTCGGCCGAAGCGACGGGCGAACCGTTCGATTCCGAGAACGGCGTTTGCGGGTCGGTCAGCTCCGGAGGCTCGGAGAGCATCCAACTGGCGATGAAGGCTTACCGAGATTGGGCCCGTGATAAGCGCGGCATTACCGAGCCTGAGATTGTTGTGCCCCGCTCTGCGCACGCGGCGTTTTACAAATCGGCACAGTATTTCAATTTGAAGCTGGTCGCGACGCCGTTGGACGATCAGTTCCGCGCGGATGTCGACGCCATGGCCGCCGCGATTAACAAAAACACGATCGCGCTCGTCGCGTCGGCGCCCAACTTTCCCTACGGCACAATCGACAAGATCGACGAGATCTCGGCGCTGGCCTTGAGCCACGGCGTCGGCTGCCACGTCGATGCCTGCCTGGGAGGTTACTTTCTCCCCTGGGCCGAAAAGCTTGGCTATCCGGTCCCGGTCTTCGATTTCCGCCTGCCCGGCGTTACGAGCATGTCGTGCGATACGCATAAGTATGGTTATGCCGCGAAAGGGACGTCCGTGGTGCTGTATCGCGGTCGCGACCTCCGGCATTATCAATTCTTTACGATCGCGGACTGGCCGGGCGGGCTGTATTACTCGCCGACGTTTTCCGGTAGCCGTCCCGGCGGCCTCAGCGCCGCATGCTGGGCGTCGTTAGTGACCATGGGCGAGTCGAACTACCTGGCCGGCGCCAAGGCGATTCTCGATGCCGTGGCCGTCATGAAAAAGGGGATCGAGGAAATCCCCGAGCTCAAGCTGTTGGGCGAAACTTTCGCAGTGTTCTCGTTCGGTTCGGACGAATTGAACATGTACGAAGTGCTCGACCAGATGTCGCATCGCAAATGGGCACTAACGGGCCTGCAACATCCGGCCGCGATCCATGTCAGCACAACGTTACGCCACGCGCAACCGGGCGTGGCCGAACGGTTCGTGAAGGACCTTAAGGAATCGGTCGAGCACGTCCGCGCCAACCCCGGTGCCGACGGAGGCATGGCCCCCATCTACGGCATGGCCGCGGCGATTCCTGACAAGACGATCGTTCACGACATGCTGCGGCAAGTCATCGATATCTATTACAAGACATAG